A DNA window from Candidatus Bathyarchaeota archaeon contains the following coding sequences:
- a CDS encoding 4-demethylwyosine synthase TYW1, whose product MISLQSLVSNKLIQLLKKQKYHLVGRHSAVKRCRWLYESLVHNRVCYKQRFYGIKSHQCLQMTPTLFYCTMHCRFCWRAQSGDHGLKWSETQLPEWDDPEDIIEEAIQEQLKILSGYKGNPKANQEKYKEALTPKHVAISLTGEPTLYSPLDRLIQGFHKRGFTTFVVSNGTVPEVLSRLSEEPTQLYISVSAFDKKTFLKTCRPQISAAWEKLNETLSLLPSFKCPTVIRITLARNLNLEHPELYAQLIRKANPTYVEPKAYMHVGFSRLRLGFENMPTHREIQKFAGQLTKEMDYNILDESPQSRVVLLSRLEKPIKLSG is encoded by the coding sequence GTGATTTCACTGCAGTCTCTGGTTTCCAACAAACTCATCCAACTCTTGAAAAAACAGAAGTACCATCTTGTTGGAAGACACTCCGCCGTCAAACGCTGCAGATGGCTTTACGAATCTCTTGTTCACAACAGAGTCTGTTATAAGCAAAGATTCTACGGCATAAAGAGCCATCAATGCCTTCAGATGACACCCACGCTTTTTTACTGCACAATGCATTGCCGTTTTTGTTGGCGTGCTCAAAGCGGAGACCACGGGTTAAAATGGAGTGAAACGCAACTACCAGAATGGGATGACCCGGAAGACATAATTGAGGAGGCCATTCAAGAGCAGCTTAAGATTTTGAGCGGATACAAGGGAAATCCGAAAGCAAATCAGGAGAAGTATAAGGAGGCCTTAACGCCTAAGCATGTGGCCATAAGTTTGACCGGTGAACCAACGCTATACTCTCCACTAGACAGGCTAATTCAAGGCTTTCATAAACGAGGGTTCACCACGTTTGTGGTTTCTAATGGAACAGTTCCAGAAGTTTTGTCTCGATTAAGTGAGGAGCCCACCCAACTATACATCTCGGTTTCTGCATTTGATAAAAAAACATTTTTGAAAACGTGTCGCCCGCAAATCTCAGCGGCTTGGGAAAAACTCAACGAAACTCTATCCTTGCTGCCTAGTTTTAAATGCCCCACCGTAATTCGGATAACGTTGGCACGAAACTTGAATCTAGAACACCCAGAACTGTACGCTCAACTGATTAGAAAGGCTAATCCGACGTACGTGGAACCAAAAGCTTACATGCACGTAGGGTTTTCACGACTGCGTTTAGGATTCGAAAACATGCCAACTCACCGGGAGATTCAAAAGTTCGCCGGTCAGCTGACCAAGGAAATGGACTACAACATTCTCGACGAATCTCCACAAAGCCGAGTTGTTTTATTGAGCCGTTTAGAAAAACCCATTAAGCTTTCGGGGTAA
- a CDS encoding DNA-directed RNA polymerase subunit P, with the protein MVTKFGDTALSEKKGQGLVYECVRCGAMVATDELELRGGGVKCTICGYRVLKKIRPPVVKRVHAR; encoded by the coding sequence ATGGTTACCAAGTTCGGAGACACGGCGTTGTCTGAAAAGAAAGGTCAAGGACTTGTTTATGAATGTGTAAGGTGTGGCGCCATGGTAGCAACAGACGAACTTGAGCTACGTGGTGGCGGAGTAAAATGCACTATCTGTGGCTACCGTGTTCTTAAGAAGATAAGACCGCCTGTAGTGAAACGTGTACATGCCAGATAG
- a CDS encoding polysaccharide biosynthesis protein, producing MSYMDLNVSQKRQLYNSLNKRHISGEVHVPGRVLILAGGGGHTGFAYALAQVLHKNFSLSFLVPKGDYLSERRLRKFGEVRFLIKPRDPKTPFQNFTIRLTKAFIESIRQTFHGFDFVISTGSNFCIPPAIIAWTKGVPLINIESAIRFIKPSKTAQILQPFSTITALQWKEQTRMLKGVVVGPIFFKPEIEPWNGDYILVTGGTYGHKPLFDELVKSNLHNIVLQTGKIDPTPYIKEHPEWKVITITERFQELLAGAELVITHNGSTILEAVAYGKPTLLVPNPEWTRTAGVKDAEYFARKVNAVLVSDIKLENLLDAIDEARKRRVPKLPNGAENLANEIMKLTKKGSD from the coding sequence ATGAGTTATATGGATTTAAATGTTTCTCAAAAAAGACAACTATATAACTCTTTGAACAAGAGACACATTAGTGGAGAGGTGCATGTGCCTGGGCGCGTACTGATTCTAGCTGGCGGTGGAGGACATACAGGCTTTGCATACGCCTTGGCTCAAGTACTTCACAAAAATTTCTCTTTGTCCTTCCTTGTACCAAAAGGAGACTACTTAAGCGAGAGAAGACTGCGTAAATTTGGTGAAGTTAGGTTTCTAATCAAGCCTCGAGACCCAAAGACACCATTTCAAAATTTTACAATCCGCCTCACCAAAGCCTTCATAGAATCTATAAGACAAACTTTCCACGGCTTTGACTTTGTCATTAGCACGGGCAGCAACTTTTGCATTCCACCAGCAATAATAGCTTGGACAAAAGGAGTCCCATTAATCAACATCGAAAGCGCAATTCGGTTCATAAAGCCGTCTAAAACAGCTCAGATATTGCAGCCTTTTTCAACGATAACAGCACTACAGTGGAAGGAACAGACAAGAATGCTAAAGGGCGTAGTAGTTGGTCCCATATTTTTCAAGCCTGAAATTGAGCCATGGAATGGAGACTATATACTCGTTACTGGAGGCACTTATGGACACAAGCCTTTATTTGACGAATTGGTGAAGAGCAACCTGCATAACATAGTTTTGCAAACAGGCAAAATCGACCCTACCCCTTACATTAAGGAACATCCTGAATGGAAGGTAATCACCATAACGGAACGTTTTCAAGAACTTTTAGCAGGCGCCGAACTTGTCATAACGCACAACGGCTCGACGATATTAGAGGCTGTGGCATACGGAAAGCCCACTTTGCTGGTTCCAAATCCTGAGTGGACGAGAACTGCAGGAGTGAAAGATGCAGAATATTTCGCGAGAAAAGTAAACGCCGTGCTGGTTTCTGACATAAAATTAGAAAACTTGTTAGATGCCATAGATGAAGCAAGAAAAAGACGAGTTCCAAAGCTACCGAATGGAGCTGAAAATCTCGCGAATGAAATAATGAAGTTAACAAAAAAGGGAAGTGACTAA
- a CDS encoding glycosyltransferase — protein sequence MKILFVHPRLSVFGGAERVLIHMLKALRENELSLVTDCWNPKDVKKMFDTELPDVKWVRCPSFHPIHQHFVAFQWLVYTRKLNRLIRQVCGDYDLLIETQQVYSDPSPSTPLINYIHYPTLAAPPPEERQHLTSSIYYAMSRFFIRQRVKKISLALTNSRFTAKKIVEYLNIKPLVVHPPVDVKKFYSEQTWSDREDKVVSIGMFVPWKRLHLLLEVARRLPNVQFVIIGKISEDHRGYYEKLCMQSPDNLTIKSGETPFYKELASAKAYVHLCAEPFGISVVEAAAAGCVPIVYHIGGPAECLGDAALTWKDMKQLSTLISELIKDKDLWSEASEKAKKKAFEFAASIFEKRIRNIIEERLWK from the coding sequence TTGAAAATTCTTTTTGTTCATCCTAGATTAAGCGTGTTCGGCGGTGCAGAGCGTGTATTAATTCATATGTTAAAGGCGTTGCGAGAAAATGAGCTAAGCCTTGTAACTGATTGTTGGAACCCGAAAGACGTTAAGAAGATGTTTGATACGGAGCTACCTGACGTAAAATGGGTAAGATGCCCAAGTTTTCATCCGATACATCAACACTTTGTAGCGTTTCAATGGCTGGTCTACACCAGAAAATTAAATCGTTTAATTCGGCAAGTATGTGGAGACTACGATCTCTTAATTGAAACACAACAGGTCTATTCGGATCCTTCTCCAAGCACACCCTTAATCAATTACATTCACTACCCGACTTTAGCAGCCCCTCCCCCTGAAGAAAGGCAGCACCTCACTTCATCTATTTACTATGCAATGTCAAGATTCTTCATCCGTCAAAGGGTCAAGAAGATAAGCTTGGCTCTTACAAATTCTCGATTTACGGCTAAGAAAATTGTGGAGTATTTAAATATCAAACCTCTAGTGGTTCATCCTCCCGTTGACGTTAAGAAATTCTATTCAGAACAAACATGGTCAGATCGTGAAGACAAAGTAGTAAGCATTGGAATGTTTGTTCCTTGGAAACGTCTTCACCTGCTTTTGGAGGTCGCCCGAAGATTGCCAAACGTTCAGTTTGTAATTATCGGAAAGATAAGTGAAGATCATAGAGGTTATTATGAAAAACTGTGCATGCAAAGTCCAGATAATCTTACAATAAAAAGTGGAGAGACGCCTTTTTATAAGGAACTTGCCTCGGCGAAAGCATACGTTCATCTCTGTGCAGAGCCCTTTGGAATTTCAGTAGTTGAAGCAGCCGCGGCTGGTTGCGTCCCAATCGTTTATCACATAGGCGGTCCAGCAGAGTGTTTAGGTGACGCCGCTCTTACATGGAAAGACATGAAGCAGTTATCTACGCTCATCAGCGAGTTGATTAAAGACAAGGATTTATGGTCTGAAGCGAGTGAAAAAGCCAAAAAGAAGGCCTTCGAGTTTGCCGCTTCAATCTTTGAAAAACGAATCAGAAATATAATCGAAGAGCGATTATGGAAGTAG
- a CDS encoding glycosyltransferase yields the protein MEKPSISVIIPAKNSERTIGKCLRSVFNQEYVPQEVIVVDGGSTDRTRSIANKYGARVVIEPPHKRSAPGIGRNHGAKSAQGDILAFLDSDCYPEKKWLNRVVEVFRDPKTGVCSIVVSDGTGEIVSRAFHYLHMGISYDFAPSRCMAIRRNVFMQVNGFDETLTTGEDNDLSYRVRQLGYEIIVDKESKVYHDDDHMTDIRGIWRQQIWYRESEAEMRRRYPNKFRKFKTAYPLKEHLVPLAKSIRFGVRFAVTCLIIKLLSLRRHIG from the coding sequence ATGGAAAAGCCAAGCATTTCCGTAATTATTCCAGCGAAAAACTCGGAGAGAACGATTGGTAAATGCTTGAGAAGCGTGTTTAATCAAGAATACGTTCCGCAAGAAGTGATTGTAGTTGACGGAGGCTCGACCGACAGAACTAGAAGCATTGCAAACAAGTATGGAGCGCGAGTTGTCATTGAACCGCCTCATAAAAGAAGTGCCCCGGGTATCGGAAGGAATCACGGGGCAAAAAGCGCTCAGGGAGATATACTCGCTTTTCTAGACTCTGACTGTTATCCTGAAAAAAAGTGGTTGAACCGGGTCGTAGAGGTGTTTAGAGATCCGAAAACTGGCGTGTGCAGCATAGTTGTCAGCGATGGAACAGGTGAAATTGTAAGTCGTGCATTTCACTATCTTCATATGGGGATAAGCTACGATTTTGCACCGTCAAGATGTATGGCCATTAGAAGAAATGTTTTCATGCAGGTGAATGGATTTGACGAGACGCTGACCACAGGGGAGGACAATGACTTATCTTACAGAGTTCGACAACTAGGATACGAGATCATAGTGGATAAGGAAAGCAAAGTTTATCATGATGACGATCACATGACGGATATAAGAGGAATATGGCGTCAACAAATATGGTATAGGGAAAGCGAGGCTGAGATGAGACGAAGATACCCAAACAAATTTAGAAAATTTAAAACAGCGTATCCATTAAAGGAGCACTTGGTGCCCTTAGCTAAATCTATCAGATTCGGAGTTAGATTTGCCGTAACCTGTCTGATAATTAAGCTTCTATCTCTACGGAGGCATATCGGATGA
- a CDS encoding glycosyltransferase family 1 protein yields the protein MLSRYPPYLPMIAREVEEFHLCHVKGKLEEKSIIFHRLRTPRIIHFSSLLLALPTALKAFKICRKHGIDVIYVLDGIYYELSGLLTSKLSRTPLVIRLRTNEVKLRPLLRYNIIKRILGDFLTRLVVTKAKRVVCISHELQNLVLGWNVDPTKVVIVHHGVNTKNFRPMKVEKPFPRVALFIGGFGPEKGASTLLKAAKDLESIHFFIIGPQPSDVQVSSMPKNVHYMGTVKRDRMPHYYNMSDVLVLPSLTEGLPDVVLEAFACGKPVIASRVGDIPWIVPSEFGWLVEPGDAEQLKEAVVNAFSYEKRLRAMGEAAREYVVKNFKWSSYAKEMIKTLSESID from the coding sequence TTGCTTAGCCGTTATCCACCTTACCTTCCAATGATAGCTAGAGAAGTTGAAGAGTTTCATCTCTGTCATGTTAAAGGAAAATTGGAAGAGAAATCCATCATCTTTCATCGCCTCAGAACTCCAAGAATCATTCATTTTTCGTCACTTCTCCTTGCCTTACCTACGGCTTTGAAGGCGTTCAAGATTTGCCGAAAACATGGGATAGATGTAATTTACGTACTAGACGGGATATATTATGAATTAAGCGGCCTACTAACATCTAAGCTTTCAAGAACCCCCTTGGTAATCAGGTTACGAACCAACGAAGTCAAACTTCGCCCACTCCTCCGCTATAACATTATCAAAAGGATTCTAGGCGATTTTCTAACGAGGCTTGTTGTGACCAAAGCAAAACGTGTAGTATGTATTTCGCATGAGTTACAGAACCTCGTCTTGGGGTGGAATGTTGATCCAACAAAAGTTGTGATTGTCCACCATGGTGTAAACACCAAAAACTTTAGACCTATGAAAGTGGAAAAGCCGTTTCCCAGAGTTGCTTTATTCATTGGCGGCTTTGGGCCTGAAAAGGGCGCATCCACGTTACTTAAGGCAGCCAAGGATTTAGAGAGCATTCATTTCTTCATAATAGGACCCCAACCCTCTGATGTGCAGGTCTCAAGTATGCCAAAGAATGTTCATTATATGGGGACCGTTAAACGTGATCGCATGCCACATTACTACAACATGTCCGACGTGTTGGTTTTACCTTCGCTTACGGAGGGGTTGCCTGATGTCGTACTAGAAGCGTTTGCCTGTGGTAAACCGGTTATCGCTAGTAGGGTTGGTGACATACCTTGGATTGTTCCGTCTGAATTTGGGTGGCTTGTTGAACCAGGTGACGCTGAGCAGCTTAAAGAGGCGGTTGTAAACGCGTTTTCATATGAGAAGCGCCTTAGAGCCATGGGAGAAGCCGCGAGAGAATATGTTGTTAAGAACTTTAAATGGAGCTCCTATGCTAAAGAAATGATTAAAACCTTAAGTGAATCTATCGATTAA
- a CDS encoding SDR family oxidoreductase has product MLRRYSSVLVTGGAGFIGSHIVDRLLSDGFEVTVIDNLSTGQLENVAHHQGKNGFHFIKGDIRNFDLVKNTLQDVDAVFHEAALVGMTCSVEDPLLANDVNVTGTLNLLKACVDSDVKRFIYASSAAVYGKTETLPHHERLTPQPISPYGASKLAAENYVKVFYETYGLETVCLRYFNVYGPRQTYGPYSGVITIFINRLLSNQPPIIYGDGEQTRDFIDAQDVVDASILALIKKGVVGQVFNVATGVATTVNRLASVLQEIMGKTRLKPVYMNPRMGEIRHSYADISKARRILGNNPKVSLEDGLAELVKWYA; this is encoded by the coding sequence ATGTTGCGTCGGTATTCAAGTGTTCTTGTGACTGGTGGAGCAGGATTTATAGGTAGTCACATTGTTGATAGACTGCTAAGCGATGGCTTCGAAGTTACGGTAATAGACAACCTCAGCACAGGTCAACTGGAAAACGTGGCCCATCATCAAGGTAAAAATGGGTTCCATTTCATTAAAGGTGACATTCGAAACTTTGATCTGGTTAAAAACACATTGCAGGATGTAGACGCTGTTTTCCATGAGGCCGCTCTAGTAGGCATGACTTGCTCTGTGGAGGATCCTCTTCTGGCGAATGACGTGAATGTCACAGGAACCTTGAATCTACTCAAAGCCTGCGTAGATTCTGATGTCAAGCGTTTCATCTATGCCTCCTCTGCCGCTGTCTACGGAAAAACAGAGACTCTGCCTCATCATGAGAGACTGACTCCTCAGCCAATCTCTCCATATGGAGCTTCTAAACTGGCTGCTGAAAACTATGTTAAAGTCTTCTACGAAACTTATGGTCTCGAAACTGTTTGTCTGCGCTACTTCAACGTTTACGGTCCAAGGCAGACGTATGGCCCCTATAGCGGGGTCATAACCATTTTCATAAATCGGTTGCTAAGTAACCAGCCGCCTATAATTTATGGAGACGGAGAGCAAACGAGAGACTTCATAGATGCCCAAGACGTTGTGGATGCCAGCATACTCGCCTTAATAAAAAAGGGTGTGGTTGGTCAAGTTTTTAACGTCGCCACGGGAGTCGCTACCACGGTGAATCGACTGGCGAGTGTACTTCAGGAAATCATGGGTAAGACACGCCTTAAACCCGTGTACATGAATCCGAGAATGGGCGAAATCCGACACAGTTACGCTGACATATCTAAGGCTAGAAGAATCTTGGGAAATAATCCAAAGGTTTCCCTTGAAGATGGCCTAGCCGAACTCGTCAAATGGTATGCATAA
- a CDS encoding class I SAM-dependent methyltransferase: MSKLKEQNDVILDVGCGTSKETDTIYFTEYKFCPIRAGPEATFLDISIPKLRIKNFIRGDAQNLPFRGNSFEEIYASHVLEHLDEPLKFLWDARRVLVRGGRLHVWVPNFTCREYDPSHKHVFNYYSLKSLFRDRGFRVFIRLPFVLVGFLPKKIGRLISALFTYEIYVEAIRN; this comes from the coding sequence ATTAGCAAATTAAAGGAGCAAAATGACGTGATTCTCGACGTTGGCTGTGGGACTTCAAAGGAAACAGATACTATTTATTTTACCGAGTATAAATTTTGCCCGATTCGTGCTGGGCCAGAAGCAACTTTTCTTGACATTAGCATTCCAAAATTGAGGATTAAGAACTTTATTAGAGGTGATGCCCAGAATCTTCCGTTCAGGGGTAATTCCTTTGAGGAGATCTATGCTAGCCATGTTCTAGAACATTTAGATGAGCCATTAAAATTTTTGTGGGATGCGCGAAGGGTTTTGGTTAGAGGTGGTAGATTGCACGTTTGGGTTCCAAATTTTACTTGTAGAGAATATGATCCTTCTCATAAACATGTTTTCAATTATTATTCTTTGAAAAGTTTATTTAGGGACAGAGGTTTTAGAGTGTTTATTCGTTTGCCTTTTGTTCTTGTTGGTTTCTTACCTAAAAAAATCGGGCGTCTTATTAGTGCTTTGTTTACGTATGAAATTTATGTTGAGGCCATTAGGAATTGA
- a CDS encoding glycosyltransferase family 2 protein: MIKMWERPIDVVICTWNSNKPWFRKCLESIKRITYDNIIVVDRFSSDGTVNVIKEVFPSAIIVQLTENLARARAAGIKLVHTDWFLFIDSDVEIPKGWFKKILSNLSEGVAVVHGYALPVSHVSRKWNDFIYSFSGVPKLIDIDSSNPDKARGLTDATLLLRKAVEDWNAPSYLPGFEDHHMLRHVVNKGYKWRMLPRLYVNHYGKFISRLKKVRWDSACSRMIKFSNHNIKTLLRRTITGLLLAILGALKTGEPRIIPHIFFNRLFSLSGYVGWTKYALLRR; this comes from the coding sequence ATGATCAAGATGTGGGAACGACCGATAGATGTAGTTATATGCACATGGAATTCGAACAAGCCTTGGTTCAGAAAATGTTTAGAGTCGATTAAAAGAATAACTTATGACAATATTATAGTTGTGGACAGATTCTCATCTGATGGCACTGTTAATGTTATTAAGGAGGTTTTTCCTAGCGCGATCATAGTTCAATTAACCGAGAATCTTGCACGTGCAAGGGCTGCAGGCATAAAGCTTGTTCATACAGATTGGTTTCTATTTATCGACTCGGATGTCGAGATCCCCAAAGGATGGTTTAAAAAGATTCTTTCAAATCTTAGTGAGGGAGTCGCCGTAGTGCATGGGTATGCTTTGCCGGTTTCGCACGTTAGCCGTAAATGGAACGATTTCATATACTCTTTCAGTGGGGTACCCAAGCTAATCGACATTGATTCCAGCAATCCGGACAAGGCTAGGGGATTGACAGATGCAACACTTCTACTTAGAAAGGCTGTAGAGGACTGGAACGCGCCCAGCTACCTGCCTGGCTTCGAGGACCATCACATGCTCAGACATGTCGTAAATAAGGGGTATAAATGGAGAATGCTCCCAAGGCTATACGTGAATCATTATGGGAAGTTTATATCACGACTGAAGAAAGTTAGGTGGGATTCGGCATGTTCAAGAATGATAAAGTTCAGTAATCACAATATCAAAACACTGCTGAGGAGAACAATAACAGGATTACTGTTAGCCATATTAGGAGCTTTAAAGACAGGTGAACCCAGAATAATTCCTCATATCTTTTTTAATAGGCTATTCTCCTTATCAGGGTACGTTGGATGGACTAAATACGCATTGCTGAGACGGTGA
- a CDS encoding class I SAM-dependent methyltransferase has translation MIVKRENAIAWKREQRAKEAVSCLGLTGHDLWSGLLLDLGCGEGFLTGYFLKLGMDVVGLDRVRIRVKLSKERAKGGNFVLADGTKTPFKAEIFKTVILNDVLEHVTYDLAKPLLNEIKRIMKVNGKLYISVANRYQIREPHTLIPFLTWLPKPCWNVICKLIKKRPYTNYYPYTIKKLRKLCREVGLIYRNYTWFYAWNKISNIEHIGDPALKKLVNTIRKFKLSKLAYPIAEKVSIILFICEKDFTRGHRHQ, from the coding sequence CTGATTGTGAAAAGAGAAAACGCTATCGCTTGGAAGCGTGAGCAAAGGGCAAAGGAAGCTGTTTCATGTTTAGGGCTGACGGGGCACGATTTATGGTCAGGACTGTTGCTTGACTTGGGATGTGGGGAGGGTTTTCTCACCGGTTACTTCTTAAAACTTGGAATGGATGTCGTAGGGCTGGATCGAGTGAGGATACGTGTGAAATTGTCAAAGGAGAGAGCGAAAGGCGGAAACTTCGTGTTGGCTGACGGTACGAAGACCCCGTTCAAAGCGGAAATATTCAAAACTGTGATATTGAACGATGTTTTAGAACATGTAACATATGACCTCGCGAAGCCTCTCCTAAATGAAATAAAACGAATCATGAAAGTGAATGGTAAGTTATACATCAGCGTCGCGAATAGGTATCAGATTCGCGAACCCCATACCCTGATTCCGTTCTTAACATGGTTACCCAAACCATGCTGGAACGTAATTTGCAAATTAATCAAAAAACGTCCATACACCAATTATTATCCTTATACGATTAAAAAGTTAAGAAAACTTTGCAGGGAGGTAGGTCTCATTTATAGGAATTATACATGGTTTTATGCTTGGAATAAAATTTCAAACATCGAGCATATAGGCGACCCAGCACTTAAGAAGCTGGTCAACACAATCAGGAAATTTAAGCTTTCCAAACTAGCTTATCCTATTGCGGAAAAGGTTAGTATAATATTGTTTATCTGCGAAAAAGATTTTACGAGGGGCCATAGACACCAATAG
- a CDS encoding DUF2190 family protein translates to MTDNWPDEEGFISEGEIVSLLKATATITKGTYVRLTGDLEVQPAVLDSDPIGVALKDASSGEKVSVCLHGVCKVKAGAAITRGKAVKSDASGRAIELSDQAVDEAGVATYTIYYGRKAGIALQAAAAADDWILIFVCK, encoded by the coding sequence GTGACTGATAACTGGCCTGACGAGGAAGGCTTCATAAGTGAAGGCGAGATCGTCTCGCTTTTGAAAGCAACAGCAACCATAACCAAAGGCACCTACGTGCGACTAACAGGAGACTTGGAAGTTCAGCCAGCAGTACTCGATAGTGATCCGATCGGCGTGGCTTTAAAGGACGCTTCTAGCGGTGAAAAAGTGTCAGTCTGCCTTCACGGAGTCTGCAAGGTTAAGGCTGGTGCAGCGATCACTCGGGGAAAGGCTGTGAAGAGCGACGCCAGCGGCAGAGCCATCGAGTTGAGCGATCAGGCTGTGGATGAGGCTGGAGTAGCGACGTACACGATTTACTATGGCAGAAAGGCGGGGATAGCGTTGCAGGCAGCAGCGGCAGCGGACGACTGGATATTGATTTTCGTATGTAAGTAA
- a CDS encoding phage major capsid protein gives MMSPRRIGRVFVPSGKRTNLAVERLEQHLHTSFSGKTVDQLYRELQQKMIPVLTGRDPHLRRTLLSDSSQAVAKVLDIVWEAAKPNLIGRELVTVMAKDEPSIKIPRAKLSKAYEVAEGAEIPIGTEDYDSVTLTPKKYGVRPLISREMVEDAEWDVIQYQLAEAGRAMADLETEKIITKMISDAGNSAAAATSGTLAYADIVDMINLIMTDDFAPDVMAVHPSEFADLLKDTAIQKAMEWGGPAVAPTGKIAGLLGMRVLISTKVTSGTVLVVDSKHASVLFIRRDITAEEYEDPVKDLAGVAITARWIYNTMRANAIGKITGA, from the coding sequence ATGATGAGTCCAAGAAGAATCGGAAGAGTTTTTGTTCCAAGCGGGAAGAGAACCAATTTAGCGGTTGAACGTCTTGAACAACATCTCCACACAAGTTTCAGCGGTAAAACTGTGGATCAGCTTTATCGAGAGCTACAGCAGAAGATGATTCCTGTATTGACGGGTCGAGACCCACATCTCAGACGAACCTTACTCAGCGACAGTAGCCAAGCAGTTGCAAAAGTCTTAGATATTGTGTGGGAAGCTGCAAAGCCTAACTTAATCGGCAGAGAGCTTGTCACGGTGATGGCTAAGGATGAGCCTAGCATAAAGATTCCAAGAGCTAAACTAAGCAAAGCCTACGAGGTTGCTGAAGGTGCCGAGATTCCGATTGGCACAGAAGACTATGACAGCGTGACTTTGACGCCTAAGAAATACGGGGTTCGCCCCTTGATCAGCCGTGAAATGGTGGAGGATGCTGAATGGGACGTTATCCAATATCAGCTTGCGGAAGCAGGCCGTGCCATGGCAGACCTTGAAACCGAGAAAATCATAACCAAGATGATCAGTGACGCGGGAAACAGTGCTGCAGCAGCAACATCGGGGACCCTTGCGTATGCTGATATTGTCGACATGATTAACCTGATCATGACAGACGATTTCGCCCCAGATGTCATGGCAGTTCACCCCAGTGAGTTTGCAGATCTGTTGAAGGACACGGCTATTCAGAAAGCGATGGAGTGGGGCGGTCCAGCAGTTGCTCCGACAGGAAAAATCGCAGGTCTGCTTGGCATGCGCGTCTTAATCTCAACAAAAGTCACAAGTGGCACAGTGTTGGTTGTTGACAGCAAACATGCCAGTGTCCTATTCATAAGAAGGGACATCACAGCTGAGGAATATGAGGATCCGGTAAAAGACTTGGCTGGCGTTGCCATCACAGCTCGATGGATCTACAATACAATGCGGGCTAACGCTATCGGTAAAATCACCGGTGCCTAG